A section of the Streptomyces sp. V3I8 genome encodes:
- a CDS encoding MOSC domain-containing protein, which translates to MKLLSVNLGRPRAVDYTTQAEGLTGIDKRPVDGPVRVSAPGPKGVGGSGLAGDAVCERRHHGGDDQAVYAFAREDLDDWERELGRTLTGGTFGENLTTEGIDVSGARIGERWRVGSEVVLEVTSGRIPCLTFQGHLGEKGWVRRFTHKGASGAYLRVIVPGEIRAGDPVEIVHRPDHEVTAALQFRAVTLERTLLPQLLAAGDALHPEARAIAEKYVEKHGDGNT; encoded by the coding sequence ATGAAGCTTCTTTCAGTGAATCTGGGCCGGCCCAGGGCCGTCGATTACACGACCCAGGCCGAGGGCCTGACCGGGATAGACAAGCGGCCGGTGGACGGGCCGGTGCGGGTGTCCGCGCCGGGGCCCAAGGGGGTCGGCGGGAGCGGTCTCGCCGGGGACGCCGTGTGCGAGCGGCGCCACCACGGCGGGGACGACCAGGCCGTGTACGCCTTCGCGCGCGAGGACCTGGACGACTGGGAACGCGAGCTGGGGCGGACCCTGACCGGCGGGACGTTCGGCGAGAACCTCACGACGGAGGGGATCGACGTGTCCGGGGCGAGGATCGGGGAGCGCTGGCGCGTCGGCTCCGAGGTCGTGCTGGAGGTGACGTCCGGGCGGATCCCCTGCCTCACCTTCCAGGGGCACCTCGGGGAGAAGGGCTGGGTCCGGCGGTTCACGCACAAGGGCGCGTCCGGCGCGTATCTGCGGGTGATCGTGCCGGGGGAGATCCGGGCGGGCGATCCGGTCGAGATCGTGCACCGGCCGGACCACGAGGTGACCGCGGCCCTCCAGTTCCGCGCGGTCACCCTCGAACGGACCTTGCTGCCACAGCTGTTGGCCGCGGGCGACGCCCTGCACCCGGAGGCGCGGGCGATCGCGGAGAAGTACGTCGAGAAGCACGGCGACGGGAACACGTGA
- a CDS encoding SDR family oxidoreductase, whose protein sequence is MTTALITGSTAGIGAAFARRLAADGHNLVLVARDTKRLGEQATELHDRHGIEAEVLTADLATDGGIEAVAARVSDPRNAVDLLVNNAGFGNKGLYLDVPMADELKMLKVHCEAVLRLTSAAAESMRARGRGGVVNVASTAAFLPRGTYGASKAWVVQFTQGVAKDLAGSGVRLMALCPGFVRTEFHERAGMGTDNIPGWMWLDADKVVAAGLADLARGRSLSIPDPRYKALMGVAKVAPRSLLGGISSKAGRRYGPK, encoded by the coding sequence ATGACAACGGCTCTGATCACAGGATCGACGGCGGGTATCGGTGCCGCCTTCGCGCGGCGGCTGGCCGCCGACGGGCACAACCTCGTGCTGGTGGCGCGGGACACGAAGCGGCTCGGCGAGCAGGCCACGGAGCTGCACGACCGGCACGGCATCGAGGCGGAGGTGCTGACGGCGGACCTGGCGACGGACGGCGGCATCGAGGCGGTGGCCGCCCGCGTCTCGGACCCCAGGAACGCGGTCGACCTGCTCGTCAACAACGCGGGCTTCGGCAACAAGGGCCTCTACCTGGACGTCCCGATGGCGGACGAGCTGAAGATGCTCAAGGTGCACTGCGAGGCGGTGCTGCGGCTGACGTCGGCGGCGGCGGAGTCCATGCGGGCGCGCGGGCGCGGCGGCGTGGTCAACGTGGCGTCCACGGCGGCGTTCCTGCCGCGCGGCACGTACGGGGCGTCGAAGGCGTGGGTCGTGCAGTTCACGCAGGGCGTGGCGAAGGACCTGGCGGGCAGCGGTGTCCGGCTGATGGCCCTGTGTCCCGGCTTCGTGCGGACCGAGTTCCACGAGCGGGCCGGGATGGGCACGGACAACATCCCCGGCTGGATGTGGCTGGACGCCGACAAGGTGGTCGCGGCGGGCCTCGCCGACCTGGCGCGGGGCAGGTCGCTGTCCATTCCGGATCCCCGCTACAAGGCCCTGATGGGCGTGGCGAAGGTGGCCCCGCGAAGTCTGCTCGGCGGCATCAGCTCGAAGGCGGGCCGCAGGTACGGGCCGAAGTGA
- the groL gene encoding chaperonin GroEL (60 kDa chaperone family; promotes refolding of misfolded polypeptides especially under stressful conditions; forms two stacked rings of heptamers to form a barrel-shaped 14mer; ends can be capped by GroES; misfolded proteins enter the barrel where they are refolded when GroES binds): MAKILKFDEDARRALERGVNKLADTVKVTIGPKGRNVVIDKKFGAPTITNDGVTIAREVELDDPYENLGAQLVKEVATKTNDIAGDGTTTATVLAQALVREGLKNVAAGASPALLKKGIDAAVAAVSEELLATARPIDEKSDIAAVAGLSAQDSQVGELIAEAMDKVGKDGVITVEESNTFGLELDFTEGMAFDKGYLSPYMVSDQERMEAVLDDPYILIHQGKISSIQDLLPLLEKVIQTNASKPLLIIAEDVEGEALSTLVVNKIRGTFNAVAVKAPGFGDRRKAMLGDIATLTGATVIAEEVGLKLDQVGLDVLGTARRVTVSKDDTTIVDGGGNSADVAGRVNQIKAEIESTDSDWDREKLQERLAKLAGGVCVIKVGAATEVELKEKKHRLEDAISATRAAVEEGIVSGGGSALVHAVKILEGNLGKTGDEATGVAVVRKAAVEPLRWIAENAGLEGYVITSKVAELDKGQGFNAATGEYGDLVKAGVIDPVKVTRSALENAASIASLLLTTETLVVEKPAEEEGDAGHGGHGHSH; the protein is encoded by the coding sequence ATGGCGAAGATCCTGAAGTTCGACGAGGACGCCCGTCGTGCCCTCGAGCGCGGCGTCAACAAGCTTGCCGACACGGTGAAGGTGACGATCGGCCCCAAGGGCCGCAACGTCGTCATCGACAAGAAGTTCGGCGCCCCCACCATCACCAACGACGGTGTCACCATCGCCCGCGAGGTCGAGCTCGACGACCCGTACGAGAACCTCGGTGCCCAGCTGGTGAAGGAGGTGGCGACCAAGACCAACGACATCGCGGGTGACGGTACGACCACCGCCACCGTGCTCGCCCAGGCGCTCGTGCGCGAGGGCCTGAAGAACGTCGCCGCCGGCGCATCCCCCGCCCTCCTGAAGAAGGGCATCGACGCGGCCGTCGCCGCGGTCTCCGAGGAGCTCCTCGCGACCGCCCGCCCGATCGACGAGAAGTCCGACATCGCGGCCGTCGCCGGTCTGTCCGCCCAGGACAGCCAGGTCGGCGAGCTCATCGCCGAGGCGATGGACAAGGTCGGCAAGGACGGTGTCATCACCGTCGAGGAGTCCAACACCTTCGGCCTGGAGCTGGACTTCACCGAGGGCATGGCCTTCGACAAGGGTTACCTGTCGCCCTACATGGTGTCCGACCAGGAGCGTATGGAGGCCGTCCTCGACGACCCGTACATCCTGATCCACCAGGGCAAGATCTCCTCGATCCAGGACCTGCTCCCCCTGCTCGAGAAGGTCATCCAGACCAACGCCTCGAAGCCGCTGCTGATCATCGCCGAGGACGTCGAGGGCGAGGCCCTGTCGACCCTGGTCGTGAACAAGATCCGCGGCACCTTCAACGCGGTGGCCGTCAAGGCCCCGGGCTTCGGCGACCGCCGCAAGGCCATGCTCGGTGACATCGCCACGCTCACCGGCGCCACGGTCATCGCCGAGGAGGTCGGCCTCAAGCTCGACCAGGTCGGCCTGGACGTGCTGGGCACCGCCCGCCGCGTGACGGTCTCCAAGGACGACACGACGATCGTCGACGGCGGCGGCAACAGCGCCGACGTGGCCGGCCGTGTCAACCAGATCAAGGCCGAGATCGAGTCCACGGACTCCGACTGGGACCGCGAGAAGCTCCAGGAGCGCCTCGCGAAGCTGGCCGGCGGCGTGTGCGTGATCAAGGTCGGCGCCGCCACCGAGGTGGAGCTGAAGGAGAAGAAGCACCGTCTCGAGGACGCCATCTCCGCGACCCGCGCCGCGGTCGAGGAGGGCATCGTCTCCGGTGGTGGCTCCGCGCTCGTCCACGCCGTGAAGATCCTCGAGGGCAACCTCGGCAAGACCGGCGACGAGGCGACCGGTGTCGCCGTCGTCCGCAAGGCCGCCGTCGAGCCGCTGCGCTGGATCGCCGAGAACGCCGGCCTGGAGGGTTACGTCATCACCTCCAAGGTCGCCGAGCTCGACAAGGGCCAGGGCTTCAACGCCGCGACCGGCGAGTACGGCGACCTGGTCAAGGCCGGCGTCATCGACCCGGTCAAGGTCACCCGTTCCGCCCTGGAGAACGCCGCCTCCATCGCCTCCCTGCTCCTGACGACCGAGACCCTGGTCGTCGAGAAGCCGGCCGAGGAAGAGGGCGACGCCGGCCACGGTGGCCACGGCCACTCCCACTAG
- the groES gene encoding co-chaperone GroES: MTTTSSKVAIKPLEDRIVVQPLDAEQTTASGLVIPDTAKEKPQEGVVLAVGPGRFENGERLPLDVKSGDIVLYSKYGGTEVKYNGEEYLVLSARDVLAIIEK, encoded by the coding sequence GTGACGACCACCAGCTCCAAGGTTGCCATCAAGCCGCTCGAGGACCGCATTGTGGTCCAGCCGCTCGACGCCGAGCAGACCACCGCCTCTGGCCTGGTCATTCCGGACACCGCGAAGGAGAAGCCCCAGGAGGGCGTCGTCCTTGCCGTGGGTCCGGGCCGCTTCGAGAACGGCGAGCGTCTTCCGCTCGACGTGAAGTCCGGCGACATCGTGCTCTACAGCAAGTACGGCGGCACCGAGGTGAAGTACAACGGCGAGGAGTACCTCGTCCTCTCGGCTCGCGACGTGCTCGCGATCATCGAGAAGTAA
- a CDS encoding polysaccharide deacetylase family protein, whose amino-acid sequence MRRRSRGTAALLTAALCLAGCLSGCAQSVDPIERLGKKAAQKVRTHGPPVDAYRRWGLGAPLAPAPRPGVRRPAVRAAGPGLPPVVDRVPTRDKVVFLTFDDGAERDPRFVGMVRELRLPVTVFLTDRVVGPGYAYLGRLRAVGASVQNHTLDHPYLPGLPYAGQRAEICGQQEKLKQRFGIRPRLLRPPYGDYDDDTLRAAADCGIAAVVLSGEGDPLRPGDILHCPQDGDGAGLTAATVAILRRVQEAGLTVARLEDYL is encoded by the coding sequence GTGAGGCGGCGGAGCAGGGGCACGGCGGCACTGCTCACCGCCGCGCTCTGCCTCGCCGGCTGTCTCTCCGGCTGCGCCCAGTCCGTCGACCCCATCGAGCGGCTGGGCAAGAAGGCCGCGCAGAAGGTACGCACGCACGGGCCGCCGGTGGACGCGTACCGCCGCTGGGGCCTGGGCGCGCCGCTCGCCCCGGCGCCGCGCCCCGGCGTCCGGCGGCCCGCCGTGCGCGCCGCGGGGCCCGGTCTGCCGCCCGTCGTGGACCGTGTGCCGACCCGCGACAAGGTCGTCTTCCTGACCTTCGACGACGGCGCCGAGAGGGATCCGCGGTTCGTCGGCATGGTGCGCGAACTGCGGCTGCCGGTCACCGTGTTCCTCACGGACCGTGTGGTGGGGCCGGGGTACGCGTACCTCGGCCGGCTGCGCGCGGTCGGCGCGAGCGTGCAGAACCACACGCTCGACCATCCGTACCTGCCGGGTCTGCCGTACGCGGGCCAGCGGGCCGAGATCTGCGGCCAGCAGGAGAAGCTGAAGCAGCGCTTCGGGATCCGGCCGCGGCTCCTGCGGCCGCCCTACGGCGACTACGACGACGACACGCTGCGGGCGGCGGCGGACTGCGGGATCGCCGCGGTCGTCCTGTCGGGCGAGGGGGACCCGCTCCGGCCGGGCGACATCCTGCACTGCCCGCAGGACGGCGACGGCGCGGGCCTGACGGCCGCGACGGTCGCGATCCTGCGACGCGTCCAGGAGGCGGGCCTCACGGTGGCCCGCCTGGAGGACTACCTCTAG
- a CDS encoding polysaccharide deacetylase family protein: MRLVRQEDGKGGSGVPVGAPSGTWGTARPALTGPRAATLPSRPARTVLVLLTVTALATGCSGRPAPADAGPAAGQQAADRLGREQRARAAAAKRWGLAKVPLPAPPAPARKPHIDTREGFEVEDHEGLPPVFTTVPTRDRIVFLTIDDGAEKDPAFLRMMSELKVPYTAFLSDRLVKDDYGYFGKMQAAGVVLNNHTLRHRYLPDLSYAGQKREICGMQDVIEKRYGKRPTLFRPPFGNYNEDTLRAAGACGIKAAPLWNEEVFVDHWEYREWDRDLHPGDIVLSHFRGRKDWNGTMPDMVRRFLDLVTDKGYAVARLEDYL, encoded by the coding sequence ATGCGACTTGTGCGACAAGAGGACGGTAAGGGTGGAAGTGGGGTCCCTGTGGGCGCCCCTTCAGGCACGTGGGGAACCGCGCGGCCGGCCCTCACCGGCCCGCGGGCGGCCACCCTCCCGTCCCGCCCGGCACGCACCGTCCTGGTCCTGCTGACGGTCACCGCACTGGCCACCGGCTGCTCGGGCCGGCCCGCCCCCGCCGACGCCGGGCCGGCCGCGGGCCAGCAGGCGGCCGACCGGCTCGGCCGGGAGCAGCGCGCCCGCGCCGCCGCGGCGAAGAGGTGGGGCCTGGCTAAGGTCCCCCTGCCCGCACCCCCCGCCCCCGCGAGGAAGCCGCACATCGACACCCGTGAGGGCTTCGAGGTGGAGGACCACGAAGGCCTGCCGCCCGTCTTCACGACCGTCCCCACCCGGGACAGGATCGTCTTCCTCACCATCGACGACGGCGCCGAGAAGGACCCGGCGTTCCTGCGCATGATGAGCGAACTGAAGGTCCCGTACACCGCCTTCCTCAGCGACCGCCTCGTCAAGGACGACTACGGCTACTTCGGGAAGATGCAGGCCGCGGGTGTGGTCCTGAACAACCACACCCTCCGCCACCGCTACCTGCCGGACCTGTCGTACGCCGGGCAGAAGCGCGAGATCTGCGGCATGCAGGACGTGATCGAGAAGCGGTACGGCAAGCGGCCGACCCTCTTCCGGCCGCCCTTCGGCAACTACAACGAGGACACCCTGCGCGCGGCCGGGGCCTGCGGCATCAAGGCTGCCCCCCTGTGGAACGAGGAGGTCTTCGTCGACCACTGGGAGTACCGCGAGTGGGACCGCGACCTGCACCCCGGGGACATCGTTCTCAGCCATTTCCGCGGCCGGAAGGACTGGAACGGCACGATGCCCGACATGGTCCGCCGCTTCCTGGACCTGGTCACCGACAAGGGGTACGCGGTGGCGCGCCTGGAGGACTACCTGTGA
- a CDS encoding methyltransferase domain-containing protein, producing MNDLDPVASFGALLTSEGRALLDAVRGTEPAQELAVATRLRREHPVGLVSAALAQGRLRQRAVVKFGAADADRMFFTPNGVEQSTRASVAAYRAARFGELGVRSVADLCCGIGGDAIALARAGIRVLAVDRDPLTAAVARANAAALGLDGLIEVREADVTEVDTAGYDAVFVDPARRGGRGRVFDPEAYSPPLSWAVRAARAAPVAALKVAPGLPHEAVPAEAGAEWISDSGDVKEAVLWFGTGEGGSVRATLLPGPRTLPGRGLPDPAVRPVGRFLYEPDGAVIRAHLVAEVAAELDGGGLVDETIAYITADSATATPYATAYEITDRLPFGLKKLKALLRQREVGVLTVKKRGSAVEPEELRRRVKPQGPNSATVFLTRVRGAPTMLLGHPVTFGDRDG from the coding sequence GTGAACGACCTTGATCCGGTGGCCTCCTTCGGTGCTCTGCTCACGTCCGAGGGACGTGCCCTTCTCGACGCGGTCCGGGGGACCGAACCCGCCCAGGAGCTGGCCGTGGCGACGCGGCTGCGACGCGAGCACCCCGTCGGGCTCGTGTCGGCCGCCCTCGCGCAGGGGCGGCTGCGGCAGCGGGCCGTCGTGAAGTTCGGCGCGGCGGACGCGGACCGGATGTTCTTCACGCCGAACGGGGTCGAACAGTCGACCCGGGCGAGCGTGGCCGCGTACCGCGCCGCGCGGTTCGGGGAGCTCGGGGTGCGGTCCGTGGCCGACCTGTGCTGCGGCATCGGCGGGGACGCGATCGCGCTGGCCCGGGCCGGGATCCGGGTCCTGGCCGTCGACCGGGACCCGCTGACCGCGGCCGTGGCCCGGGCGAACGCCGCGGCGCTCGGCCTCGACGGGCTGATCGAGGTGCGCGAGGCGGACGTCACCGAGGTCGACACCGCCGGGTACGACGCCGTGTTCGTGGACCCGGCGCGCCGGGGCGGGCGGGGACGCGTCTTCGACCCCGAGGCCTACTCGCCGCCGCTGTCGTGGGCCGTGCGGGCCGCCCGCGCCGCACCGGTCGCCGCGCTCAAGGTCGCCCCCGGCCTTCCGCACGAGGCCGTCCCCGCCGAGGCGGGCGCCGAGTGGATCTCCGACTCCGGGGACGTGAAGGAGGCCGTGCTGTGGTTCGGCACGGGGGAGGGGGGTTCCGTCCGCGCCACCTTGCTGCCCGGACCGCGCACCCTCCCCGGCCGCGGGCTGCCCGATCCCGCGGTGCGGCCCGTGGGGCGGTTCCTCTACGAGCCCGACGGCGCCGTCATCCGCGCGCACCTCGTCGCCGAGGTGGCCGCGGAACTGGACGGCGGCGGGCTGGTCGACGAGACGATCGCGTACATCACCGCGGACTCCGCGACGGCCACCCCGTACGCCACCGCCTACGAGATCACCGACCGGCTGCCCTTCGGCCTCAAGAAGCTCAAGGCCCTCCTGCGGCAGCGCGAGGTGGGCGTCCTGACCGTCAAGAAGCGCGGATCGGCGGTCGAACCGGAGGAGCTGCGGCGCAGGGTGAAGCCGCAGGGGCCGAACTCCGCGACCGTGTTCCTCACGCGCGTGCGGGGCGCCCCGACCATGCTCCTGGGGCACCCCGTCACGTTCGGCGACCGGGACGGCTAG
- a CDS encoding dipeptidase, giving the protein MTNTASLDDARALLAEFPVVDGHNDLPWALREQVRYDLDARDIAGDQSAHLHTDLARLRAGGVGAQYWSVYVRSDLPGAVTATLEQIDCVRQLIERHPADLRAALTAADMEAARAEGRIASLMGAEGGHSIDNSLATLRGLFELGVRYMTLTHNDNIAWADSATDEPAVGGLSPFGHEVVREMNRLGMLVDLSHVAATTMRDALDTSTAPVIFSHSSARAVCDHPRNIPDDVLERLPANGGVAMVTFVPKFVLQAAVDWTVAADENMREKGFHHLDSTAEAMKVHSAFEESHPRPVATASTVADHLDHMREVAGVDHLGIGGDYDGTPFTPEGLGDVSGYPNLIAELLDRGWSRADLAKVTWQNSVRVLGAAEDVARDERSRRGPSNATLEQLDG; this is encoded by the coding sequence GTGACGAACACGGCCTCCCTCGACGACGCCCGCGCACTCCTCGCCGAGTTCCCCGTGGTCGACGGGCACAACGACCTCCCCTGGGCGCTGCGCGAGCAGGTCCGCTACGACCTCGACGCCCGCGACATCGCCGGCGACCAGAGCGCCCACCTGCACACCGACCTGGCGCGGCTGCGCGCGGGCGGCGTCGGCGCGCAGTACTGGTCGGTGTACGTGCGCTCGGACCTGCCCGGCGCGGTCACGGCGACCCTCGAACAGATCGACTGCGTACGGCAGCTGATCGAGCGCCACCCGGCGGACCTGCGCGCCGCCCTGACCGCCGCTGACATGGAGGCGGCCCGCGCCGAGGGCCGGATCGCCTCGCTGATGGGCGCCGAGGGCGGTCACTCGATCGACAACTCCCTCGCCACCCTGCGCGGCCTCTTCGAGCTGGGGGTCCGCTACATGACCCTCACCCACAACGACAACATCGCGTGGGCGGACTCGGCGACGGACGAGCCGGCCGTCGGCGGCCTGTCGCCCTTCGGCCACGAGGTCGTCCGCGAGATGAACCGCCTGGGCATGCTGGTGGACCTCTCCCACGTGGCCGCCACGACCATGCGGGACGCGCTGGACACGTCCACCGCGCCGGTGATCTTCTCCCACTCGTCCGCGCGCGCGGTCTGCGACCACCCGCGCAACATCCCGGACGACGTCCTGGAGCGCCTGCCGGCCAACGGCGGCGTGGCGATGGTGACGTTCGTGCCGAAGTTCGTCCTGCAGGCGGCCGTCGACTGGACGGTCGCCGCGGACGAGAACATGCGCGAGAAGGGCTTCCACCACCTCGACTCGACCGCCGAGGCGATGAAGGTCCACAGCGCCTTCGAGGAGTCCCACCCGCGCCCCGTGGCGACCGCCTCGACGGTCGCCGACCACCTCGACCACATGCGTGAGGTGGCCGGCGTCGACCACCTCGGCATCGGCGGCGACTACGACGGCACGCCGTTCACGCCCGAGGGCCTCGGCGACGTCTCCGGCTACCCGAACCTGATCGCGGAGCTCCTGGACCGCGGCTGGTCCAGGGCGGACCTCGCCAAGGTGACCTGGCAGAACTCGGTACGGGTCCTGGGCGCCGCGGAAGACGTGGCGCGCGACGAGCGGTCCCGCCGGGGTCCGTCGAACGCGACCCTGGAGCAGCTGGACGGCTAG
- the purE gene encoding 5-(carboxyamino)imidazole ribonucleotide mutase, with protein sequence MSPVVGIVMGSDSDWPVMEAAAKALDEFEIAYEVDVLSAHRMPREMITYGEEAAGRGLKAIIAGAGGAAHLPGMLASVSPLPVIGVPVPLKYLDGMDSLLSIVQMPAGVPVATVSVGGARNAGLLAARILATHDEELLGRMRDFQQELNDQATEKGKRLRSKVDSGTGNGFGFGK encoded by the coding sequence ATGAGCCCTGTCGTAGGCATTGTCATGGGGTCGGACTCCGACTGGCCCGTCATGGAGGCCGCCGCGAAGGCCCTCGACGAGTTCGAGATCGCGTACGAGGTGGACGTGCTCTCCGCGCACCGGATGCCGCGCGAGATGATCACGTACGGCGAGGAGGCGGCCGGCCGCGGCCTGAAGGCGATCATCGCCGGCGCGGGCGGCGCGGCGCACCTGCCCGGCATGCTCGCCTCGGTCAGCCCGCTGCCCGTGATCGGCGTGCCGGTCCCGCTGAAGTACCTCGACGGCATGGACTCGCTGCTGTCGATCGTCCAGATGCCGGCCGGTGTCCCGGTCGCCACGGTCTCGGTGGGCGGCGCGCGCAACGCGGGCCTGCTCGCCGCCCGCATCCTGGCCACGCACGACGAGGAGCTCCTCGGGCGGATGCGTGACTTCCAGCAGGAGCTGAACGACCAGGCCACCGAGAAGGGCAAGCGGCTGCGCTCCAAGGTCGACAGCGGCACGGGCAACGGCTTCGGCTTCGGGAAGTGA
- a CDS encoding 5-(carboxyamino)imidazole ribonucleotide synthase yields MTFPVVGMVGGGQLARMTHEAGIPLGIRFKLLSDTPQDSAAQVAGEVVVGDYRDLGTLRAFARGCDVITFDHEHVPTEHLRALEADGIPVRPGPDALVHAQDKGVMRAKLVGIGVPCPRHRIVSDPADVAAFAAEGLTEGAEGDGFPVVLKTVRGGYDGKGVWVVRSAADAEDPFRAGVPVLAEEKVDFARELAANVVRSPHGQAVAYPVVESQQVDGVCDTVIAPAPGIADELALRAEELALRIAKELGVVGHLAVELFETRDGRLLVNELAMRPHNSGHWTQDGAITSQFANHVRAVLDLPLGDPRPRAPWTVMVNVLGGDYPDMYSAYLHCMARDPQLKIHMYGKDVKPGRKVGHVNTYGDDLDDVLERARHAAGYLRGTITE; encoded by the coding sequence GTGACGTTCCCGGTAGTCGGCATGGTCGGCGGCGGTCAGCTCGCTCGTATGACGCACGAGGCTGGCATCCCGCTCGGCATCAGGTTCAAGCTCCTCAGTGACACCCCCCAGGATTCCGCGGCGCAGGTGGCCGGCGAGGTCGTCGTCGGCGACTATCGCGACCTCGGCACGCTGCGGGCCTTCGCGCGGGGCTGCGACGTGATCACCTTCGATCACGAACACGTACCCACAGAGCATCTGCGGGCACTGGAGGCGGACGGCATCCCCGTACGCCCCGGCCCCGACGCGCTCGTGCACGCCCAGGACAAGGGCGTGATGCGCGCGAAGCTCGTCGGGATCGGCGTGCCGTGCCCGCGGCACCGGATCGTGAGCGATCCGGCCGACGTGGCCGCGTTCGCGGCCGAAGGCCTCACCGAGGGCGCCGAGGGGGACGGCTTCCCCGTCGTCCTCAAGACCGTCCGCGGCGGCTACGACGGCAAGGGCGTGTGGGTCGTCCGGTCCGCCGCCGACGCCGAGGACCCCTTCCGGGCCGGCGTCCCGGTCCTCGCCGAGGAGAAGGTCGACTTCGCGCGCGAGCTGGCCGCCAACGTCGTACGGTCGCCGCACGGCCAGGCCGTCGCCTATCCCGTGGTCGAGTCCCAGCAGGTCGACGGGGTCTGCGACACGGTGATCGCGCCCGCGCCCGGCATCGCCGACGAACTCGCGCTCCGGGCGGAGGAGCTGGCCCTGCGCATCGCGAAGGAACTGGGCGTCGTCGGCCACCTCGCCGTGGAGCTCTTCGAGACGAGGGACGGCCGCCTCCTCGTCAACGAACTGGCCATGCGCCCGCACAACTCCGGCCACTGGACCCAGGACGGCGCGATCACCTCGCAGTTCGCCAACCACGTCCGCGCGGTCCTGGACCTGCCCCTGGGCGACCCGCGCCCGCGCGCGCCCTGGACGGTCATGGTCAACGTCCTCGGGGGCGACTACCCCGACATGTACTCCGCGTACCTGCACTGCATGGCCCGCGATCCCCAGCTCAAGATCCACATGTACGGAAAGGACGTGAAGCCCGGCCGCAAGGTGGGCCACGTCAACACCTACGGCGACGACCTGGACGACGTGCTGGAGCGCGCCCGTCACGCAGCCGGCTACCTCAGAGGAACGATCACCGAATGA
- a CDS encoding GtrA family protein has product MGKGGKRRSRVRPPSAVRVRIDRLTREIAKFGAVGGAGLLVNLITFNLVRSTTDLQVVRASVIATVVAIVSNYIGFRYFTYRDRDKSGRTKEMTLFVLFSAIGLVIENGVLFAATYGLGFDSPLASNVFKFVGIGVATLFRFWSYRTWVFRVAPAHEAVSGAESFLTPSAPRLQEDPPSRQVQRVR; this is encoded by the coding sequence ATGGGCAAAGGTGGCAAACGCAGGTCCCGTGTCCGGCCACCGAGCGCCGTCCGTGTCCGGATCGACCGTCTGACCAGGGAAATCGCCAAGTTCGGCGCGGTCGGCGGAGCGGGACTGCTGGTCAACCTGATCACCTTCAACCTGGTGCGCAGTACCACCGACCTCCAGGTCGTCCGGGCCAGTGTGATCGCCACGGTCGTCGCGATCGTCTCGAACTACATCGGTTTCCGCTACTTCACGTACCGCGACCGCGACAAGAGCGGCCGTACCAAGGAGATGACGCTGTTCGTGCTGTTCAGCGCGATCGGCCTGGTCATCGAGAACGGTGTGCTCTTCGCCGCCACGTACGGCCTGGGCTTCGACAGCCCCCTGGCGAGCAACGTCTTCAAGTTCGTCGGCATCGGCGTCGCGACGCTCTTCCGCTTCTGGTCCTACCGCACCTGGGTCTTCCGGGTGGCCCCGGCCCACGAGGCGGTCTCCGGCGCCGAATCGTTCCTGACCCCCTCGGCCCCCCGGCTCCAGGAGGACCCCCCGTCCCGCCAGGTCCAACGGGTCCGCTAG